Within the Chlorocebus sabaeus isolate Y175 chromosome 7, mChlSab1.0.hap1, whole genome shotgun sequence genome, the region ctgctTCGACCCACATTGTTTTCAGATCTAAATGAGTGTGGCCTGAAGCCTCGGCCCTGTAAGCACAGGTGCATGAACACTTATGGCAGCTACAAGTGCTACTGTCTCAACGGATATATGCTCATGCCGGATGGTTCCTGCTCAAGTATGTCAAGAATCTTAACTGTTTTAAAAGTGCTTTGGGCTTGTTTCTGTTGTGCTCTGGGAGCTTGCTTTTGTGAAAGTGGCCTCCAGGGTTCTGCTAAACaagatgtgtgcatgtgtttatatatgtgccTAAGgaactgaaaatcaaaattaGTGGCACTATTTTTGATGTATAATATTCTTCTATCATGGGTGCCAATATTAAATTGGTTAGGAAATGGTATTTAGATCAAGAATTACAAAACTaagtatgttttctaattttttttttttaaacatgtttacCCCTGTCTTCTATCTGGGCATAGAAGAATGATtccaggttaaaaaaagaaaaagaaaaaaaaaagaacactactGACTATTTAGGGACTGCTCAGACAGAATCCATCAGGTCTGTTTTGTGATTTTAAATCATTCATAAATACTTTcttacttaatttttatatttcattataaagGCCTTTAGGCTTTTATAGAATTTTAGACTTTAATAATAGTCTAAGACTTCtagaaaacaatttcaaataaaaaataaatgaatatgataCCAGAAAAGTAGAATTCATGTATATCTTTGTAAGGAAGAAATGTGTGTTTTCTACCATTTGGATGTATAAGATGGATACATTAgatttgaaaacaattttgtaaCTAGACATATTATTGTGTGGAACCACCAGCATAAGTACCCAATTAGCATAATTTAATTATCTATTAATCCATGTCATTGAATAagaaatatacataatatgtCTAATATGCTCTAAAATTCTCTACAGGATGATCATTGAATTGAGGTATTCATATGATATCCAACAATTAatgacttgatttttatttttactgaattaTCATTTAACTGAGTTGCATAGAATAAAAATAgttagctaattttatttaacattgcGTAAGTGTAGCACGGAACTTTTTGGAATGAGGTGAATACATGTTTAACATTGTGCAACTCAGTGGGAAATCTGCTGTTCCCCTAGAGAAATTTCATGGGCAGTTGAGACAGTTACTTGGATGTTTAGTTAAGAATAGCACTTAGCTTGAGTACTCTGGAGAAATACCTCAATTCTTCACTTTCCTTGGCCACTGGAAAAATTTCCAGATAATCTATGCACaatagttttatatttgtcttttaatgctttctttcctttcctcttttactttctttggaTGTTTGATAGTTAAGGCCTCTTTGTATTCCTTGTTGTTCAGTGTCACTGATTTCAGGACAAGTGAAAAAATATAGCTATTTCCTTTACAGATTTTGTTTTCTACCTGTCTGAGTCAGCCAGTCACTCTCTTTCCAGGTGCCCTGACCTGCTCCATGGCAAACTGTCAGTATGGCTGTGATGTTGTTAAAGGACAAATACGGTGCCAGTGCCCCTCCCCTGGCCTGCAGCTGGCTCCTGATGGGAGGACCTGTGTAGGTGAGTTGTAAAATCAAGCATCTCTGTCAGCAGCCTCTATAGGATAAAGGGAGAAAGTGAAAAGTGATGGGAgtaaggaaaaaaaggcaattgCTTATGTCAGGTAATTAACTATCTTTCAGAAGATGTCAGATGTCTCAGAAGAGGACATCTCTGTGAATGGATAATGGGAgccttattgtttttaaaatgagaaataggaGGAGGCCTCAGGCAGAGGGAACCCTATGTGCAAAGGCACTGCAGTTCAGAGAAGCACAATAGTTAGGGAAACAGTATTCCTAGAATGTAAGCGGCAAGTGTGAGCAATGAGTGATGAAGCTGAACAGGTAGACAGGGCTAGATTGTATGTGTTGTACTTCCAGCCTCAGATTTTTTTCTGGTGAATTAGGAAGACAGTGTAGGATTGAGAGTCTGGACTCTTCCATATACTAGATATGTAACCTTAGGCAAGAGACTTTGTTTCTTTGAGCTTGGGtcttcttatctttaaaatggaaataacaccACATGGAACTGGTAGGAAGATTGAATGAGATCGTGGATGCAAAGAATTTAGCACAATACCTAGCGTGTAATAATCCTTGAATGAATGGAAGTGTTTGGTGATTAgagatatttactgagtactttcTATACTCCAGACACTGTGCTGAGTGCTAGGATGTATAGCAGTGGACTAAACAGACAAGATTTTGATCCCCACAAAGCTGACATGCTAACAGGGgagacagaagagaaataaatacccCATAAAATTACAGACAATGCCAAGTGTTAACATGAGGTAttgagagaaaaacagaacatgTCTATTAGCCTTAAGGTAAGACCTGTATCATTAGCCATGTGAAGAAACAGCCAAGCAGCTGAAGAGATTGCAGGGCACTGCGGTGAGAGAGAGGTTGGCCTATGTGAGGTTTTTCAAAGAAGGCCCATGTAGCTCAATTACGGGGTGTGAGTATGAGGAGTGGTGGCTTGAGATATAATGGGTGAAGTAGGTGAGGGTGATTTGTTGCAGGGCCTTCAAGGACATGGAGGAGGAATGTGGATTTAATTCAAAGTGCAAGTAGAAATAGTTAAAAGGTTTTGAGCATAGTAATGATCTGATTGTATGTTTTAATGGAATCATTTTGACAGTTGGGTTGGAAATGCTTTGGAGGGGTTAAGTTTTGAGGCTTACCCCCTCAAAAGAAGCAGTTTTGAGGCTTTTGTAACGGTCTAACCCAGGAGATGGTGGCTTCAAATAGGGTAGTGATGGTGGATTAAGAGAAAAGTAGAcagaatcaaataatttttttagaggTAGAATTAACTGGACTTAATGATTTGGGAGTTAAAGGAAAGAGGGTTGTTTCTAGTTCAAGAATGACTCAAGTTTCTAGTTTAAGCAAGTTGGTAGATATAGGTGCAGTATGTGCTAATATATGGGATGCAAGAAAATAATAACTTGGCTTAGAAGGATGAGTTGAAATCTGGATATGTGGAATTTATGTTGCCTATAGGGGCAACCAGCTGGATACCATTTATGACGAGCTACTAGATGCCAGGCAACCGTTTGTAGtcagttatttattttgaaacccaCTCTGTCTTAACATGCCCTTGCTCTTCCTAAAATGCTATTGACTTATGTTTCTAGATGTTGATGAATGTGCTACAGGAAGATCCTCCTGCCCTAGGTTTAGGCAATGTGTCAACACTTTTGGGAGCTACATCTGCAAGTGTCATAAAGGCTTCGATCTCATGTATATTGGAGGCAAATACCAATGTCATGGTAATGAAACCCAACCATTGCTTTGTGTTGTTTCTTCCTAGAGCGCTGAAAGATCTTGTAATTGTGGTGATGGCTGGAATGTCAGGGGCAGGGGAGAGTACTGGCATTAAGTTGAACAAATCAACAGACATCCAATTCAACCGCTGGTAGTTCCCAGTCtacatatactttatttcttatgtttaTCTGCCAATTTTATGTAGATCATCACATTGcccaaaaaaatcatttttgaaactGTATGTATTTTTCATGTCATCATATTTATCTCCTAAATAAGCCTCTTCTTTTCCTACTTTCTGATGCAGACATAGATGAATGCTCACTTGGTCAGTATCAGTGCAGCAGCTTTGCTCGATGTTATAACATACATGGGTCCTACAAGTGCAAATGTAAAGAAGGATACCAGGGCGATGGACTGACTTGTGTGTGTGAGTAGCACTTATCTCTCAGCTTTAAATTCTAGCAGGAAATACAGGATTACACAAAGGCCATTGCTAGGGAAGATAAGGAATAAGATTATCAAAGAAGTATAATCGCCATAATTGGTTATATTTGTCTGTGATTTCCACAAACAATAAAATCACTTGCTCAGGTACTTGTAAAAACTAAGGACTCAGTAATACACCATAATCTTAAGAGTATTTGAATCTCTTCACTGAAATctctcaatattttttttaagctaaaaagaaattatagagtCCTCCCTGAGAATTTGCTTTTGTTAAAATCAGAAATATATGTTTGCCATTAGCATTAGATTTTGATGGTGGGATAATCTGGATATATTCTacatttttccctctgttttatGCCTCCTAACTctactattaaaaaaatcattcccagccaggcacggtggctcatgcctataattctagcactttcggaggccataGTGGCAGGATTGTtcgagactaggagttcaagaccagcctaggcaacataatgagacccgtctctacaaaaaaaaatttaaaaattagccaggtgcagtgcacgtacctatagtcccagcttctcaggaggctgaggtaataggctcacttgagcctgggatctTAAGACTGCCATGAGCCCAGTGAGCtgtgaccgtgccactgcactccagcttgggcaagagagcgagaccctgtctcaaaagaaaaaaaaaagtcattcccTTATTTATTTCCTCTACATTCAGAactgttttgcttttaaatgttttaaaagttttatttggagTAGTGGTTATGTAGTAGATAAACATGAAAAAGCCCAAAAGTCATAATTTAACACACATTTCATGTGacagaagataattttttaaatttcctgagtaaaatatttactgaaaaccaTGGTGCATAAAATCATGGGGATTAAAGGGTTTTTAAAGAGTCATGTAGTCATTCCCAGTCTGGAGTATATCATTCCAGGCAGATTAAATATTGATTCTTTTTGGTGAAGATTATCCAGGAAAAAGATGCCACAGATGATCTTTGCAAcctctgaaaatgtctttttaaaagcaGTTGTATCTATCAGTAAAGGGGAAGAAAAACCAACCATAAAACAATATGTAGAACATTTACTCAAACTATATTTATGCAAATTGAATTTATATAAAGTGTGGATAAGAAAAGTATTTGTCTTTAGACAATTCTAAACACACTTTTATAATATACATGTAGCATAGGGATACAGCATAGATTCTAACTATGCATTTCTTATGTTAAAAAAACTTAGAATgtctctgcattttaaaaattttcattagtTGTTGTCTGTTTCCACTGCACAAATATTTAAAACGTTTTTATGTTGCAAATAATACATATTCTTTATGGAAACACACCAATATATTTGTTACGTACATGCAAAggatgaatatatgtatatatatgaatacgtatgtatgtgttttatacacacacacacacacacacacatttgttatTTGGAAACTAGTATGACTTACGGTAGGTAATATTCTAAATTTCAAAAATGATACTAGTTGTCATGAGATGTTTTTATGTGTCTGTCAGTATAATGCTTCACTTTTTAGGGAGGAATGGTTACATACTAATTTAAGTCTTTGACTCTTTCAGATATCCCAAAAGTTATGATTGAACCTTCGGGTCCAATTCATGTACCAAAGGGAAATGGTACCATTTTAAAAGGTGACGGAGGACATAATAATAGGATTCCTGATGTTGGAAGTACTTGGTGGCCTCCGAAGACAGCATATATTCCTCCTATCATTACCAACAGGCCTACTTCTAAGCCGACAACAAGACCTACACCAAAGCCAACACCACTTCctacaccaccaccaccccagccaACAGAGCTCAGAACACCTCTACCAGCTACAACCCCAGAAAGGCCAACCACCAGACTGACAACTATAGCGCCAGCTGCCAGTACACCTCCAGGAGGGATTACAGTTGACAACAGGGTACAGATAGATCCTCAGAAACCCAGAGGAGATGTGTTCAGTAAGTCTAATATGTTAGCACATTTTCAATAGGCTCATTTATAATGACTTTTCAACCACAGGCCATGCCTTGAATAAGAATGAAACTTGTAAGAAGAACTAGCTATGTAAAGTCATATGTCCCTATTGACAAATATTATAAAGAGCTGCAAAAAGAGTCAGTCTAATTGGGCAAGTAAAAATGTATGTAGCAACGGAAAGAATATCACAAAGTCATACAGTAGATGACAGCTCTTAGCCAGTATGGGAATTCTGACATAGTTGGATTTACTTGAAAACTCTCAGAGGTGGGGAACTTAACTGTATTCCATGCTGTGTTACTTTTAATCTAacccttcattcattcagtcagtgaACATTTTTGAATGTCTTTAGAGTGTCAAGGAGGCCTTGTATTAGCCATTGGGTTTATgtaaagataaaacagaaaaggtCACAGTCTGGTGGGAAAGATGGTTACTCAGAAGATACCAGTGGTAGTATGTTAGTGAAAGAGATCTGTGTAGGACACTATGG harbors:
- the NPNT gene encoding nephronectin isoform X6, coding for MDFLLALVLVSSLYLQAAAEFDGRWPRQIVSSIGLCRYGGRIDCCWGWARQSWGQCQPVCQPRCKHGDCIGPNKCKCHPGYAGKTCNQDLNECGLKPRPCKHRCMNTYGSYKCYCLNGYMLMPDGSCSSALTCSMANCQYGCDVVKGQIRCQCPSPGLQLAPDGRTCVDVDECATGRSSCPRFRQCVNTFGSYICKCHKGFDLMYIGGKYQCHDIDECSLGQYQCSSFARCYNIHGSYKCKCKEGYQGDGLTCVYIPKVMIEPSGPIHVPKGNGTILKGDGGHNNRIPDVGSTWWPPKTAYIPPIITNRPTSKPTTRPTPKPTPLPTPPPPQPTELRTPLPATTPERPTTRLTTIAPAASTPPGGITVDNRVQIDPQKPRGDVFIPRQPSNDLFEIFEIERGVSADDEAKDDPGVLVHSCNFDHGLCGWIREKDNDLHWEPIRDPAGGQYLTVSAAKAPGGKAARLVLPLGRLMHSGDLCLSFRHKVTGLHSGTLQVFVRKHSAHGAALWGRNGGHGWRQTQITLRGADIKSVIFKGEKRRGHTGEIGLDDVSLKKGPCSEER
- the NPNT gene encoding nephronectin isoform X5 yields the protein MDFLLALVLVSSLYLQAAAEFDGRWPRQIVSSIGLCRYGGRIDCCWGWARQSWGQCQPFYVLRQRIARIRCQLKAVCQPRCKHGDCIGPNKCKCHPGYAGKTCNQDLNECGLKPRPCKHRCMNTYGSYKCYCLNGYMLMPDGSCSSALTCSMANCQYGCDVVKGQIRCQCPSPGLQLAPDGRTCVDVDECATGRSSCPRFRQCVNTFGSYICKCHKGFDLMYIGGKYQCHDIDECSLGQYQCSSFARCYNIHGSYKCKCKEGYQGDGLTCVYIPKVMIEPSGPIHVPKGNGTILKGDGGHNNRIPDVGSTWWPPKTAYIPPIITNRPTSKPTTRPTPKPTPLPTPPPPQPTELRTPLPATTPERPTTRLTTIAPAASTPPGGITVDNRVQIDPQKPRGDVFIPRQPSNDLFEIFEIERGVSADDEAKDDPGVLVHSCNFDHGLCGWIREKDNDLHWEPIRDPAGGQYLTVSAAKAPGGKAARLVLPLGRLMHSGDLCLSFRHKVTGLHSGTLQVFVRKHSAHGAALWGRNGGHGWRQTQITLRGADIKSVIFKGEKRRGHTGEIGLDDVSLKKGPCSEER